CCACGGTCATCGACTGGCCGGTCATGAACGCACTCTGGTCTGAGGCCAGCCACACGGCAGCGGCGGCAATGTCTTCCGGCTGACCCAGCCGGCCCACCGCATGCCGGGCCAGTGCGTCCGCTTTGGATGCGGCTGGATTTCTGGCGAGATCGAAGGCGGCATCAATCATGCCGGTTGTAATCCAGCCCGGGCAGATGGTGTTGCAGCGGATACCTTCGGCACCGTGGTCTACCGCAATCGATCGACTCAGACCTGCGACAAACGCTTTGGATGCGTTGTATAGCGCCATGGTCGGGTCCGCATGCTCGCCACTGATCGAGCCGATGTTGATAATCGAACCACCGCCTGAAGCCGTCATGATCGGTATGAAGCGCCGGCAAACCAGAAACACCCCCCGCGCGTTGGTGCCCATCAGCTGGTCCCAGTCCGCATCGGTGCTGTCGACCACGGTTTTTTCGAGCTGAACTCCGGCGTTGTTGA
This portion of the Gammaproteobacteria bacterium genome encodes:
- a CDS encoding glucose 1-dehydrogenase, which gives rise to MNYPTGTGQLQNKTAVVTGGSRGIGRAIVDKFVAEGAQVVTSSRHAADSDLPDAVHWLQADVSERDEVDTLAEFAVDQLGDIDILVNNAGVQLEKTVVDSTDADWDQLMGTNARGVFLVCRRFIPIMTASGGGSIINIGSISGEHADPTMALYNASKAFVAGLSRSIAVDHGAEGIRCNTICPGWITTGMIDAAFDLARNPAASKADALARHAVGRLGQPEDIAAAAVWLASDQSAFMTGQSMTVDGGLVAASPLQPGLF